A section of the SAR202 cluster bacterium genome encodes:
- the recG gene encoding ATP-dependent DNA helicase RecG: protein MTLRPGSGQALGKGEETSPLQRAKRPGKSPKRPGRRPAGGGTTLPVESPVTKLSRVEARTAARLERLGVSTIKDLLYLFPRRHKDYSNTIKIAEMTPGQEATIKATVWEARAIRLGQQGRLQATEATVGDETGNLRVTWYGQPYIARTLRSGEQIGLSGRLDIFGGERVLKSPDYELVRDGIEMIHAGRLVPVYPLTEGLSARQMRRLVWQAVERWSPALQDFLPPDVRERQGLRDLPTAVTQAHFPDDMESYEEARRRLAFDELFLLQLAVQLRRQNWQKGTKGIPIRPDGKVIASFISHLPFSLTNAQKRCLEEALGDMARGTPSMSRLLQGEVGSGKTVVALTALLASVACGYQGSIMAPTEILAEQHFQTVSKLMRNMARPTQEENLITAYLEPHSQPLSVALVTGSTKKSIKREIKERAAEGKLDIIIGTHALIQEEMSMPNLALAVVDEQHRFGVMQRAALRGKGETTPHLLVMSATPIPRTLALTLYGDLDISTIDELPPGRQRIGTRWVSPDKRAAAYSFVREQAQAGRQAFVICPLIEESEAVEAKAATAEYKRLSTEVFPDLRLGLLHGRMPSKEKERVMGQFYGRELDILVSTPVVEVGIDVPNATVMMVEAADRFGLAQLHQFRGRVGRGEHRSYCLLLSDAPSDGARERLSAIEQIHDGFRLAEVDLQLRGPGDIFGTRQSGLPNLRMTRLSDQRLLTTAREEASRLLEKDPGLSKKEHRALKKEVAGRFQGEVTGEVG, encoded by the coding sequence ATGACCCTTCGACCAGGCTCAGGGCAGGCCCTGGGGAAGGGCGAGGAGACCTCGCCCCTACAAAGGGCCAAGAGGCCTGGAAAATCACCGAAGCGACCTGGGCGAAGGCCGGCAGGCGGGGGGACGACGTTGCCGGTGGAGTCGCCGGTGACGAAGCTGTCAAGGGTGGAGGCGAGGACGGCGGCGAGGCTGGAACGGTTGGGCGTGTCGACGATTAAGGACTTGCTTTATTTATTTCCGCGTCGTCATAAAGACTATTCGAACACGATAAAAATCGCGGAGATGACGCCAGGGCAGGAAGCTACGATAAAAGCCACAGTATGGGAAGCGCGGGCGATTCGATTGGGGCAACAGGGGCGGCTTCAGGCTACCGAGGCGACAGTCGGCGACGAGACGGGGAATCTGAGGGTGACGTGGTACGGGCAGCCCTACATAGCCAGGACGCTAAGGAGTGGAGAGCAGATAGGCCTAAGCGGGAGGCTGGATATTTTTGGCGGGGAACGAGTGTTAAAGTCGCCGGACTATGAACTGGTGCGTGATGGAATTGAGATGATACACGCGGGCCGACTGGTGCCGGTGTACCCGCTGACGGAGGGGCTGTCTGCGAGGCAGATGCGGCGGCTGGTGTGGCAGGCGGTGGAGAGGTGGTCGCCGGCCTTGCAGGACTTCCTGCCGCCGGACGTGCGAGAGCGGCAGGGGCTGCGGGACTTGCCGACGGCGGTGACGCAGGCGCACTTCCCGGACGATATGGAATCGTATGAAGAGGCGAGGAGGCGGCTGGCCTTCGACGAGCTGTTCCTGCTGCAACTGGCGGTGCAGCTTAGGCGTCAGAACTGGCAGAAGGGGACCAAGGGTATACCCATTAGACCCGACGGGAAGGTCATCGCCAGCTTTATCAGCCATCTGCCCTTCAGCCTGACCAACGCGCAGAAGCGGTGCCTGGAGGAGGCGTTGGGGGACATGGCGCGGGGCACGCCGTCGATGAGCCGACTGCTGCAGGGCGAGGTGGGGAGCGGGAAGACGGTGGTGGCGCTGACGGCGCTGCTGGCGTCGGTGGCGTGCGGGTACCAGGGGTCCATCATGGCGCCGACGGAGATACTGGCGGAGCAGCATTTCCAGACCGTGTCAAAGCTCATGCGAAACATGGCGAGGCCGACGCAGGAGGAGAACCTGATCACCGCGTACCTGGAACCACACTCGCAGCCCCTATCGGTAGCGCTGGTGACGGGCAGCACCAAGAAGTCGATAAAACGGGAGATAAAAGAGCGGGCGGCGGAGGGGAAGCTGGACATTATCATCGGCACCCACGCGCTGATACAGGAAGAGATGTCGATGCCCAACCTGGCGCTGGCGGTGGTGGACGAACAGCACCGGTTCGGGGTTATGCAGAGGGCGGCGCTGCGTGGCAAAGGCGAAACGACGCCCCACCTGCTGGTGATGTCGGCGACGCCGATACCACGGACGCTGGCGCTGACGCTGTACGGCGACCTGGACATATCGACGATAGATGAGCTGCCGCCGGGTCGGCAGAGGATAGGGACTCGATGGGTTTCGCCGGACAAGCGGGCGGCGGCATATAGCTTTGTGCGGGAGCAGGCGCAGGCGGGCCGGCAGGCCTTCGTGATATGCCCGCTCATCGAAGAGTCGGAGGCGGTGGAGGCCAAGGCGGCGACGGCGGAGTACAAACGGCTTAGCACAGAGGTGTTCCCGGACCTGCGGCTGGGACTGCTGCACGGGCGGATGCCGTCGAAAGAGAAGGAGCGGGTCATGGGGCAGTTCTATGGGCGGGAATTGGACATACTGGTATCCACGCCGGTGGTGGAGGTAGGCATCGACGTGCCTAACGCCACGGTGATGATGGTGGAGGCGGCGGACAGGTTTGGGCTGGCGCAGCTGCACCAATTCAGGGGCCGGGTAGGCCGCGGCGAGCATCGGAGCTACTGCCTGCTGCTATCGGACGCGCCGTCGGACGGGGCGAGGGAGCGGCTTTCGGCCATTGAGCAGATCCACGACGGGTTCCGGCTGGCGGAGGTGGACTTGCAGCTTCGAGGGCCGGGGGATATTTTCGGGACACGGCAGAGCGGGCTGCCGAATTTGAGGATGACGCGACTGAGCGACCAGCGGCTGCTGACGACGGCGCGGGAGGAGGCGTCGAGGCTGCTGGAGAAGGACCCGGGGCTGTCGAAGAAAGAGCATAGGGCGCTGAAGAAGGAGGTAGCGGGTCGGTTCCAAGGGGAGGTGACAGGAGAGGTGGGGTAA
- a CDS encoding HD domain-containing protein, whose amino-acid sequence MSRWLMGHIASDESLPQRAAKFLTFFVTGSEFMRDLSASACETGAMLARRLGFSQNIENTVRYLWEQWNGRGMAYHLKGDQTPVASRVLHLAQVMEVAHRTGGPSAATTIARDRRTRDFDPDVVDAFIQASQRPDFWSALEMESAQAAVLALAPDSPYDAVTDAHLDNTCEVLADFIDMKSPFTWGHSKAVADAAVGIAKQLRLPDTDITRLQRAALVHDLGKVTVPCSAMEKQDKFSTDERERIRLHAYYTERILSNVAPLRDLGADAAAHHEWVDGRGFHRQLRAAQTTLHQRILATADAFAISTHNHGNPVDPEAALRQMKASVATQLDPLCYEGLAGHLQGAPAPARPVFRDQRLGSLSDREIEVLRALAQGMRNRQIADSLVISPKTVERHLENIYGKLDITSRTSAVIFALQNGIVG is encoded by the coding sequence ATGTCGCGCTGGCTTATGGGGCACATCGCCTCCGACGAGTCCCTCCCCCAGCGAGCGGCCAAGTTCCTCACCTTCTTTGTCACCGGCTCGGAGTTCATGCGAGACCTCTCCGCCAGCGCCTGCGAGACCGGAGCTATGCTAGCTCGAAGGCTGGGCTTTTCTCAGAACATCGAAAATACCGTTCGTTATCTCTGGGAGCAGTGGAACGGCAGGGGCATGGCCTACCATCTCAAAGGCGATCAGACCCCAGTCGCCTCCCGCGTCCTCCACCTCGCCCAGGTGATGGAGGTCGCCCACCGCACCGGCGGCCCGTCCGCTGCCACCACCATCGCCCGCGACCGCCGCACCCGCGACTTCGACCCCGATGTCGTCGACGCCTTTATCCAGGCCAGCCAGCGCCCGGACTTCTGGTCAGCCTTGGAAATGGAATCCGCCCAGGCCGCCGTCCTCGCCCTCGCCCCCGACTCCCCCTACGACGCCGTCACCGACGCCCACCTTGATAACACCTGTGAAGTCCTGGCCGACTTCATCGACATGAAGTCCCCCTTCACCTGGGGCCACTCCAAGGCCGTAGCCGACGCCGCCGTCGGTATCGCCAAACAGCTTCGCCTGCCTGATACCGACATCACCCGCCTGCAACGCGCCGCCCTGGTCCACGACCTGGGCAAGGTCACCGTCCCTTGCAGCGCCATGGAAAAGCAGGACAAGTTCTCCACCGACGAGCGCGAGCGTATCCGCCTCCACGCCTACTACACCGAGCGCATCCTCTCCAACGTCGCGCCCTTGCGAGACCTCGGCGCCGACGCCGCTGCTCACCACGAGTGGGTGGACGGCCGAGGCTTCCATCGCCAGCTCCGCGCCGCGCAGACCACCCTCCACCAGCGCATCCTCGCCACCGCCGACGCCTTCGCCATCTCCACCCATAATCACGGCAATCCCGTAGACCCCGAAGCCGCCCTCCGCCAGATGAAAGCCTCCGTCGCCACCCAGCTCGACCCCCTCTGCTATGAAGGCCTCGCCGGCCACCTCCAAGGCGCGCCCGCGCCTGCCAGGCCTGTGTTTCGAGACCAGCGCTTGGGTAGCCTCTCTGACCGCGAAATCGAAGTCCTCCGCGCCCTGGCTCAGGGCATGCGCAACCGCCAGATTGCAGACTCCCTGGTCATCAGCCCCAAGACCGTAGAGCGACACCTGGAAAACATCTACGGCAAGCTAGACATCACCTCCCGCACCTCCGCCGTCATCTTCGCCCTACAGAATGGGATTGTGGGGTAG
- the trpS gene encoding tryptophan--tRNA ligase, giving the protein MSKKKGRIFSGMRPTGRLHLGNYLGALKNWVDLQDEYECIYSAVDIHALTTLESAQEAREIKGNIREMVLDWLAAGVDPNRSIIFVQSHVPEVMTLHTLLSMVTPLGWLLRVPTFKEKVQQMHETDETVNYGLVGYPVLQTADIVLYKGDTVPVGKDQIPHLELAREIVRRFNNMFGETFPEPQAKLTESPVIVGLDGQAKMSKSLNNHIELSATPEETRKRIMTAVTDPQRTHRSIPGRPEVCNVYALHKIFTAMNLETIYRECSTAARGCVDCKKELAESINRYLAPLRERRQEYMAKPGLVDEILVEGGKKARKLAQATIEEVKTKMGLA; this is encoded by the coding sequence ATGAGCAAGAAGAAGGGCCGGATTTTTTCCGGCATGCGGCCCACGGGGCGGCTGCACCTGGGGAACTACCTGGGGGCGCTTAAGAACTGGGTGGACCTTCAGGACGAGTACGAGTGCATATACAGCGCCGTGGATATACATGCCTTGACCACCCTGGAGTCGGCGCAGGAAGCCAGGGAGATAAAGGGCAACATTCGCGAGATGGTGCTGGACTGGCTGGCGGCGGGCGTCGACCCGAATCGCAGCATTATTTTCGTACAGTCGCACGTGCCGGAGGTTATGACGCTGCACACGCTGTTGAGCATGGTGACGCCCCTCGGGTGGCTGCTGCGGGTGCCCACCTTCAAAGAGAAGGTGCAGCAGATGCATGAGACCGACGAGACGGTCAACTACGGGCTGGTGGGCTATCCGGTGCTACAGACCGCCGACATTGTGCTGTACAAAGGCGACACAGTGCCTGTAGGCAAGGACCAGATACCGCACCTGGAGCTGGCACGGGAGATAGTGCGCCGGTTCAACAATATGTTCGGCGAGACGTTCCCGGAGCCGCAGGCCAAGCTCACGGAATCGCCGGTGATTGTGGGGTTGGACGGGCAGGCAAAGATGAGCAAAAGCCTGAACAACCACATCGAGCTGTCGGCGACGCCGGAGGAGACTCGAAAGCGGATTATGACGGCGGTGACGGACCCGCAGAGGACGCATCGCAGCATCCCGGGACGCCCTGAGGTATGCAACGTGTATGCGCTGCACAAGATCTTCACGGCGATGAACCTGGAGACCATCTATCGAGAGTGCAGCACGGCGGCGCGAGGATGCGTCGACTGCAAGAAGGAGCTGGCGGAGAGCATCAATCGGTACCTGGCGCCGTTGAGGGAGCGACGGCAGGAGTACATGGCGAAGCCAGGGCTGGTGGATGAGATCCTAGTGGAAGGTGGGAAGAAGGCGAGGAAGCTGGCCCAGGCGACCATTGAGGAAGTGAAGACGAAGATGGGGCTGGCCTAG
- a CDS encoding arginine--tRNA ligase, with amino-acid sequence MPSLAKDIIAEKIEKALEQAKGQGLLPLETIPEVTVERPAKPEHGDFATNVPMRLARATRIAPLEIAKTLARVITADEIIEKATAAPPGFINFTLKESWLQEQVEAIRKAGQKYGAMKAAKPQKVMIEFVSVNPTGPVHVGHTRGAVLGSALASVLGAAGHRVTREYYVNDAGTQMELFYGSVLARYLQALGREAELPAGGYQGEYISELAREILSEEGERFAPMERGQALKEMGDIAREKMVAHIREDLLKLGVEFHHWFSEHTLYDTKEYDEAIGLLKEKGHLAQREGALWFASSALGEDKDNVVVRSSGAPTYFASDIAYHHNKFIKRDFDRVINIWGADHQGHVSRLKAAVGALGVEPSRLEVIIAQMVTLKRGDQVVKASKRAGEFVTLRELVEEVGPDACRYFFLARAPNTQMDFDLELAKKESSENPVYYVQYAHARIAGILRSAKERGLEWSAGDVSLLKDTNELALIRKMLELPELVERAASKLEPHHLPHYALELATAFHWFYENCRVLSSDPKDTPISLARLKLVEACKVALGRTLGLMGMRAPERM; translated from the coding sequence ATGCCTTCATTAGCTAAGGACATCATCGCTGAGAAGATTGAGAAAGCCCTGGAGCAGGCCAAGGGGCAGGGGTTGCTGCCGTTGGAGACTATACCTGAGGTGACGGTGGAGCGGCCGGCCAAGCCGGAACACGGGGACTTTGCCACCAACGTGCCCATGCGGCTGGCGAGGGCCACCCGAATCGCGCCGCTGGAAATCGCGAAGACGCTGGCGAGGGTTATAACAGCGGACGAGATTATCGAGAAGGCGACGGCGGCGCCGCCCGGGTTTATCAACTTCACACTGAAGGAGTCGTGGCTGCAGGAGCAGGTGGAGGCGATTCGGAAGGCGGGGCAGAAATACGGCGCGATGAAGGCGGCCAAGCCGCAGAAGGTAATGATTGAATTTGTCAGCGTGAACCCTACGGGGCCGGTGCACGTGGGGCACACTCGGGGGGCGGTGCTGGGGAGCGCCCTGGCGTCGGTGCTGGGGGCGGCGGGGCACCGGGTCACGCGCGAGTATTACGTCAACGACGCCGGCACCCAGATGGAGCTTTTTTATGGGTCGGTGCTGGCGAGGTATTTGCAGGCGCTAGGGCGGGAGGCGGAGCTGCCGGCGGGGGGCTACCAGGGCGAGTACATTAGCGAGCTGGCGAGGGAGATACTATCGGAGGAGGGGGAGAGGTTCGCGCCGATGGAGCGGGGGCAGGCGCTGAAGGAGATGGGGGACATCGCGCGGGAGAAGATGGTGGCACACATACGGGAGGACCTGCTGAAGCTGGGAGTGGAATTTCACCATTGGTTCAGCGAGCATACTCTATACGACACCAAAGAGTACGACGAGGCCATCGGCCTGCTGAAAGAGAAGGGGCACCTGGCGCAGCGGGAGGGGGCGCTGTGGTTCGCGTCGTCGGCGTTAGGGGAGGATAAGGACAACGTGGTGGTGCGGTCCAGCGGCGCGCCGACCTATTTCGCGTCGGACATCGCCTATCATCACAACAAATTCATCAAACGGGACTTCGACCGGGTCATAAACATCTGGGGGGCCGACCACCAGGGCCACGTGAGCCGCTTAAAGGCGGCGGTGGGGGCGCTGGGAGTGGAGCCTTCGAGGCTGGAAGTCATCATCGCGCAGATGGTGACGCTGAAGCGGGGGGACCAGGTGGTGAAGGCGTCGAAAAGGGCAGGGGAGTTTGTGACGCTGCGGGAGCTGGTGGAAGAGGTGGGGCCGGACGCGTGCCGCTATTTCTTCCTGGCGAGGGCGCCGAATACGCAGATGGACTTTGACCTGGAACTGGCTAAAAAAGAGTCGTCAGAGAACCCGGTGTACTACGTGCAGTACGCCCACGCACGAATCGCGGGGATACTGCGGAGCGCTAAGGAGCGGGGGCTGGAGTGGTCGGCGGGGGACGTGTCGCTGCTGAAGGACACGAACGAGCTGGCGCTGATTCGCAAGATGCTGGAACTGCCGGAGCTGGTGGAGCGGGCGGCGAGCAAGCTGGAGCCGCACCACCTGCCTCACTACGCGCTGGAACTGGCCACCGCTTTCCACTGGTTCTACGAGAACTGCCGCGTGCTGAGCAGCGACCCCAAGGACACGCCGATAAGCCTGGCGAGGCTGAAGCTGGTGGAGGCGTGCAAGGTGGCGCTGGGTAGGACACTGGGGCTGATGGGGATGAGGGCGCCGGAGCGGATGTAG
- a CDS encoding inositol monophosphatase encodes MNGFMDFGVPPSKSGRSALEIAIDAAKAAGSITRARVRDVLEVSFKGRGNPVTDVDKAAEKAALSILRREYPEFGIQAEESPRVDSSTPYRWIVDPLDGTRNYVVGIPHFCTAVALARGDDVLAAATYDPLKEELFQSVKGGGAFLNGRRLRVTAKKSLEDCVVGFDMGYSDERARQGLELVRHLWPGFQSLRLMGSAALGMAYAACGRMDVYFHHRLAPWDVAGGLLLVREAGGVALDRYGKPATPDSESVVASSGGVVEGFMAATEGLDWRR; translated from the coding sequence ATGAACGGATTCATGGACTTCGGTGTGCCTCCATCTAAGAGCGGGCGTTCGGCACTGGAAATAGCCATCGATGCGGCCAAGGCGGCGGGGTCGATTACGCGGGCCAGGGTGAGAGATGTACTAGAGGTGTCGTTCAAGGGGCGGGGCAACCCGGTGACGGACGTGGACAAGGCGGCGGAGAAGGCGGCGCTGTCGATACTGCGGCGGGAGTACCCGGAGTTTGGAATCCAGGCGGAGGAGTCGCCGAGGGTGGACTCATCGACGCCGTATCGATGGATAGTGGACCCCCTGGACGGCACTCGAAACTACGTGGTGGGCATTCCTCACTTCTGCACTGCCGTGGCTTTGGCGAGGGGCGATGATGTGCTGGCGGCGGCCACCTACGACCCGCTGAAGGAGGAGTTATTTCAATCGGTGAAGGGCGGAGGGGCTTTTCTCAATGGGCGGCGGCTACGAGTCACGGCCAAGAAGTCCTTAGAAGACTGTGTCGTCGGGTTTGACATGGGGTATTCGGACGAGCGTGCGCGGCAGGGTCTGGAGCTGGTGCGGCACCTGTGGCCGGGGTTTCAGAGCCTGCGGCTGATGGGGTCGGCGGCGCTGGGGATGGCGTACGCGGCCTGCGGCCGGATGGACGTATATTTTCACCACCGGCTGGCGCCATGGGACGTGGCCGGCGGGCTGCTGCTGGTGCGGGAGGCGGGCGGTGTGGCCCTGGACCGCTACGGCAAGCCCGCGACGCCAGACAGCGAGAGCGTGGTGGCGTCGAGCGGGGGCGTGGTGGAGGGGTTTATGGCGGCGACGGAGGGGCTGGACTGGCGGCGGTAG
- a CDS encoding CoA transferase, whose translation MAGKNGGPLAGIRVIDCTTVNAMPTAMYCMGDMGAEVIKVEAHTRLRTEGLGPFPDGAPGEKWWNRDGGFQRLNRSKLGITLNLKSAEAIDTFKRLVAVSDIVAENNRPGVMERLGLGYEELRKINPSLIYFSFSGFGQTGPWRDYQGIGRMFELTAGVSQFTGYPDESPRRVGSAWFDPPNGWTVVFALLSALHNRERTGKGQYMDHAMYQMAVSTLGDAILDWEVNGRNGRMMGNTHPYLAPHGAYPCKGDDRWVVITAEDDAQWEALVAAMGSPVWAGEERFGDGLSRWKNREALDKNISAWTRKHSAEGLMSLLQEAGVPAGVAQNARDTMLDPQMRERGFFEVVEHAKHLNIGPRHYGGQPWKMSKSRTYIRRPAPDLGQDNEYVLGEILGMSEAEVTKLYELGAIGREPEPPPKPKANRSQEELRRQYEKSVEEGSLAGYDGDFKGRLGLE comes from the coding sequence ATGGCTGGCAAGAATGGAGGGCCGCTGGCAGGGATTCGGGTTATTGATTGCACGACGGTGAACGCCATGCCGACGGCTATGTATTGCATGGGCGACATGGGGGCCGAGGTTATCAAGGTGGAGGCCCACACCCGATTGCGGACGGAGGGGCTGGGGCCGTTCCCGGACGGGGCGCCGGGGGAGAAGTGGTGGAACCGGGACGGGGGGTTCCAGCGGCTGAATCGAAGCAAGCTGGGGATAACGCTGAACCTGAAGTCGGCAGAGGCCATCGACACGTTCAAGCGGCTGGTGGCGGTCAGCGACATTGTGGCCGAGAACAACCGGCCGGGGGTGATGGAGAGGCTAGGGCTGGGGTACGAAGAGCTTCGGAAGATAAATCCCAGCCTCATTTATTTCTCGTTTTCGGGGTTTGGGCAGACGGGGCCGTGGCGGGACTACCAGGGCATCGGGCGGATGTTTGAGCTGACGGCGGGGGTGAGCCAGTTCACGGGCTACCCGGACGAAAGCCCTCGAAGAGTGGGGTCGGCGTGGTTCGACCCGCCGAATGGGTGGACGGTGGTGTTTGCGCTGCTGTCGGCGCTGCACAACAGGGAGCGGACGGGGAAGGGGCAGTACATGGACCACGCGATGTACCAGATGGCGGTGTCGACGCTGGGGGATGCGATTCTGGACTGGGAGGTGAACGGTCGGAACGGGCGGATGATGGGTAACACGCACCCTTACCTGGCGCCCCACGGGGCGTACCCGTGCAAGGGGGACGACAGGTGGGTTGTGATTACGGCGGAGGACGACGCGCAGTGGGAGGCGCTGGTGGCGGCGATGGGGTCACCGGTGTGGGCGGGGGAGGAGAGGTTTGGCGACGGGTTGAGTCGATGGAAGAATCGCGAGGCGCTGGATAAGAACATATCGGCGTGGACGAGGAAGCACAGCGCTGAGGGATTGATGTCGTTGCTGCAGGAGGCGGGGGTGCCTGCGGGAGTGGCGCAGAACGCGCGGGACACGATGCTGGACCCGCAGATGAGGGAGCGGGGGTTCTTTGAGGTGGTGGAGCACGCCAAGCATTTGAACATTGGGCCTCGGCATTACGGCGGGCAGCCGTGGAAGATGTCGAAGTCGAGGACGTATATACGGAGGCCAGCGCCGGACCTGGGGCAGGATAACGAGTATGTGTTGGGAGAGATCTTGGGGATGAGTGAGGCGGAGGTGACGAAGTTGTATGAGCTGGGGGCGATTGGGAGGGAGCCGGAGCCGCCGCCGAAGCCGAAGGCGAATCGAAGCCAGGAGGAGTTGAGGAGGCAGTACGAGAAGAGTGTGGAGGAGGGGTCGCTGGCGGGGTACGATGGGGATTTTAAGGGGAGGCTGGGACTGGAGTGA
- a CDS encoding BrnT family toxin, translated as MEFEWDENKNQANKIKHGLDFREAIGVFEHPGLIQRETKHGYGEERFSIIGTANGRALFVVYTIRGSVYRIISARRASRDERRAYSQI; from the coding sequence ATGGAATTTGAGTGGGACGAGAACAAGAACCAGGCGAACAAGATAAAGCATGGCCTGGACTTTAGAGAAGCCATTGGGGTCTTTGAGCACCCAGGCTTAATCCAGAGAGAGACCAAACACGGTTATGGAGAAGAGAGGTTTTCCATTATAGGGACAGCGAATGGCAGAGCGTTGTTTGTGGTGTACACCATTCGTGGGAGCGTCTATCGAATTATTTCTGCAAGGAGGGCAAGCCGCGATGAACGAAGAGCGTATAGTCAGATATAA
- a CDS encoding CoA transferase → MAEGALKALTVLDLSGHIAGPFAAKLMGDYGADVVKVEAPGVGDVSRRMGPFYEDDPHPEKSLLFFYLNCNKRGVTLNLESSAGRRLFREMVKKADAVIEDFRPGYLEGLGLGFEELEAINPNLVMTSVTPFGQKGPYSQYKGSHLVYEAMGGIMYTSGAYSREPLAHGHPQSLYIGGITAAYTTLGALWARRWEGGQHVDVSLREVAAAHHGGATSRYAYAGVIERRAPKNELGSPKGGPHMEGIPPVKDGYVGATFQRGSATRAPLSEWLKLMESDEEADPSFQSPEFQGKIPQHVDDQVLRVLKNWKKYDYFNKVAGSSWVAAVVQTSEDLYKSEHLKERGYFAEIEHPVMGKLRIPGEIYRMPESPYSLRRPAPLLGEHNGEVFGELGYGREELVVLRQQGAI, encoded by the coding sequence ATGGCAGAGGGAGCGTTGAAAGCGTTAACGGTGCTGGACTTGAGCGGGCATATTGCGGGGCCGTTTGCGGCAAAGCTGATGGGGGATTATGGGGCGGACGTGGTTAAAGTCGAGGCGCCGGGAGTGGGTGATGTGTCTAGGAGGATGGGGCCGTTTTATGAGGACGACCCGCACCCGGAGAAAAGCCTGCTGTTTTTCTACCTCAACTGTAATAAAAGAGGCGTCACGCTGAATTTAGAGTCGTCAGCGGGGCGTCGGTTATTTAGGGAGATGGTGAAGAAGGCCGACGCTGTGATTGAGGACTTTCGGCCGGGGTATCTGGAAGGGCTGGGCCTGGGGTTCGAGGAGTTGGAGGCGATCAACCCTAACCTGGTGATGACGTCGGTGACGCCGTTTGGGCAGAAGGGGCCGTACAGCCAGTACAAGGGGAGCCACCTGGTGTACGAGGCTATGGGCGGGATTATGTACACCAGCGGGGCGTATTCCAGGGAGCCGCTGGCCCACGGGCACCCGCAGAGCCTGTACATCGGCGGGATAACGGCGGCGTACACAACATTGGGGGCGCTGTGGGCGAGGAGGTGGGAGGGCGGGCAGCACGTCGACGTGTCGCTGCGAGAGGTGGCGGCGGCGCACCATGGCGGGGCGACGTCGAGGTACGCGTACGCGGGGGTTATCGAGCGTCGCGCGCCGAAGAACGAGCTGGGAAGCCCCAAGGGCGGGCCGCACATGGAGGGGATACCGCCGGTGAAGGACGGGTACGTGGGGGCGACGTTCCAGCGGGGGTCGGCGACGCGCGCGCCGCTGTCGGAGTGGCTGAAGCTTATGGAGAGCGACGAGGAGGCGGACCCGAGTTTCCAGTCGCCAGAGTTCCAGGGGAAGATACCGCAGCACGTGGACGACCAGGTGCTTCGAGTGCTGAAGAACTGGAAGAAGTACGACTATTTCAACAAGGTGGCGGGGTCAAGCTGGGTGGCGGCGGTGGTGCAGACCAGCGAGGACTTGTACAAGAGCGAGCATTTGAAGGAGCGGGGGTATTTTGCCGAGATTGAGCACCCTGTGATGGGGAAGCTGAGGATTCCAGGGGAGATCTATCGGATGCCGGAGTCGCCGTACAGCCTGCGCCGGCCGGCGCCGCTGCTGGGGGAGCATAACGGGGAGGTTTTTGGGGAGTTGGGGTATGGGAGGGAGGAGTTGGTGGTGCTGCGTCAGCAGGGGGCGATTTAG
- a CDS encoding endonuclease domain-containing protein, which translates to MSSSRAQVLRKRPTDAESKLWAALRELRLVGFKFRRQESIGSYVCDFVCFSKKLIVEVDGSQHADNVIADQKRTEWLESQGFRVLRFWNNQVVDDIETVIEAIANALNGVDYPLAFTRKTRKDQRRSDS; encoded by the coding sequence ATGAGTAGCTCAAGGGCGCAAGTATTAAGAAAGCGACCCACAGATGCTGAGAGCAAATTGTGGGCAGCTTTACGTGAACTTCGTCTGGTGGGTTTCAAGTTCCGGCGCCAAGAGTCCATCGGTAGCTACGTATGCGATTTTGTATGCTTCTCGAAGAAATTGATTGTAGAGGTTGATGGTAGTCAACACGCTGACAATGTCATCGCTGACCAAAAGAGGACTGAATGGTTGGAAAGCCAAGGGTTCAGGGTGCTGCGGTTTTGGAATAACCAAGTGGTAGATGATATAGAGACGGTGATTGAGGCGATTGCTAATGCGTTAAATGGAGTAGATTACCCGCTGGCCTTTACACGGAAGACCAGGAAAGACCAAAGGAGGAGCGATTCTTAG